A single Musa acuminata AAA Group cultivar baxijiao chromosome BXJ2-1, Cavendish_Baxijiao_AAA, whole genome shotgun sequence DNA region contains:
- the LOC103974878 gene encoding uncharacterized protein LOC103974878: MSSDQRIHFGGPSTTGLPASGEHPLRDETHDERPAAVSERYWQLFNDPGLSPPGDTPAGPSQVPPEAFHDLTHQVRTLTSMVQTIVPIVSQRAPPHATRPSQQREPPVRTHASLPELPVSPRNPTTRPGSREAEDTASCPKPEAPTADSTNALRAQLRLVSQKLDEVQQEVRKSKGELGADGHQGSPFTPEIQEQAISPHFRLPSLDAYDGAADPADHVAAFRTQMALYETSDALMCRAFPTTLRGPARAWYSGLKPGTIASFDQLAKDFELNFLAYARPKPSMALLLGLNQKEDEPLSHFVNRFMTQIRGLSDAHPSLLMQAFMTGLRPSRFFWSLVERPPAAVPEMLQRASQFVAAETWMAGKREDHKKVKSEPSRQLQPVASRRRTDRPESRSPLPALNSSRTEIFLHEKGKGLLKDPHPMRNPRELADRSRGHLGQYLRPNKEQSPRPEGPVERHVNVIAGGPASGGGSMSGRKAYARAAPDEASGHEPELEITFPTGASERPDHDDALVISARVANAQVRRIMVDTGSSTDILYFDAFQKLGLARENLSPMCSTLTGFTGDSISPLGAVTLPLTLGTPSRSKMVMTTFLVVDLPTAYNAILGRPTLNKVRVIVSTYYQTIKFPTRAGVGEVTGSPRESRRCYLTVVSLGKRARTEAPLEDPRETKKLAPHLEPRGSTVDVPLREARPDQAIKIGSELPERE; this comes from the exons atgtcaagcgatcagcgaATCCACTTCGGCGGACCCTCGACTACTGGGCTCCCCGCCTCGGGGGAACACCCCCTACGTGATGAAACCCACGACGAACGCCCCGCGGCGGTGTCAGAACGCTACTGGCAACTGTTTAATGACCCAGGCTTGTCGCCTCCCGGCGATACACCCGCCGGCCCGTCGCAAGTGCcacccgaggcctttcatgacctcACCCACCAGGTCCGAACCCTGACAAGCATGGTGCAGACTATCGTCCCAATCGTCTCCCAGCGAGCCCCTCCGCATGCGACCCGACCTTCGCAGCAACGGGAGCCCCCTGTCCGGACTCACGCATCGCTTCCAGAGCTTCCTGTCTCGCCTCGAAACCCCACAACTCGGCCTGGGAGCCGGGAAGCGGAGGACACGGCGAGCTGCCCCAAGCCCGAGGCTCCGACCGCCGACTCGACGAATGCCTTGCGAGCTCagctgcgcctcgtcagtcaaaaactggacgaggtacaacaggaagttcgcaagtcaaaaggagagctcggggcggacggacaccaaggatccccgttcacccccgagatacaagaGCAGGCGATCTCGCcacacttccgcctcccctcgctGGACGCGTATGATGGCGccgctgacccagcggaccacgtggccgctttccgCACCCAGATGGCGCTGTACGAGACTTCtgacgctttaatgtgcagggcattcccgacGACTCTGCGGGGGCCAGCCCGcgcatggtacagcggcctgaagcccgggaccatcgcctccttcgatcagctcgccaaggatttcgagcttaacttcttggCCTACGCCCGACCGAAGCCGTCCATGGCgctgctcctcgggctcaaccagaaggaggacgagcccctctcccattttgtgaaccgctttaTGACGCAGATCCGCGGAttatcggatgctcacccctctctcttaatgcaggcattcatgacaggcctacggccctccaggttcttctggtcgctcgtaGAGCGGCCCCCCGCCGCGGTCCCCGAAATGCTCCAGCGTGCCAGTCAATTCGTCGCCGCGGAGACTTGGATGGCTGGGAAGCGGGAGGATCACAAAAAGGTCAAGTCAGAGCCGTCCCGACAGCTACAACCCGTCGCCTCCCGGCGGAGGACAGACAGACCCGAATCAAGGtctcctcttcccgccttgaattcgTCCCGAACCGAAATATTCCTgcatgagaaggggaaggggctgctcaaGGACCCTCACCCGATGAGGAACCCGCGGGAGCTCGCAGACCGTTCAAG AGGACACCTCGGCCAGTATCTCCGGCCGAACAAGGAGCAGTCGCCTCGACCGGAGGGCCCCGTCGAGCGGCACGTCAATGTGATAGCCGGGGGCCCTGCATCAGGGGGAGGCTCCATGTCGGGCAGAAAGGCGTATGCCCGAGCCGCTCCTGACGAAGCCTCGGGACACGAGCCTGAGCTCGAGATtaccttcccaaccggagctTCCGAGCGCCCCGACCACGACGACGCCTTAgtgatatcggccagggtagccaacgcgcaagtgaggagaatcatggtcgacacaGGGAGCTCGACCGATATactttacttcgacgccttccagaagctgggcTTGGCCAGGGAAAATCTGAGCCCGATGTGCTCGACACTCACCGgtttcacgggagattcaatatcaccCCTGGGAGCTGTTACTTTGCCCTTGACTCTGGGGACCCCGTCGAGGTCGAAAATGGTGATGACCACATtcttggtggtcgaccttcccactgcctacaatgccatactcggccggccgaccctcaacaaggtcagagtcATCGTCTCAACCTACTACCAGACCATCAAGTTCCCAACTCGTGCTGGAGTCGGGGAAGtcacgggaagcccccgagagtccaggcggtgctaccttaccGTCGTCTCGTTGGGAAAGAGAGCTAGGACCGAGGCGCCCTTGGAAGACCCACGGGAAACAAAAAAACTGGCTCCTCATCTCGAGCCGAGGGGATCCACTGTTGACGTACCCTTGCGAGAAGCTCGGCCAGACCAGGCGATCAAGATCGGATCGGAGCTGCCCGAGCGGGAGTAG